CTGACATTGTTGTTAGAACAAAAGGCATTGTTTGATTATTAAAATGACCTACGTTAGTTTATACATGGCATAGAATTGCATACAATCTACAttgtagaaaatattaaagagaattcaaaataaaatcaaggttACATCTGATCTCCCACCAAAATATGATGAGTATTAATATTTGCTGTCTATCCATGGGAGGGACAGGGACAGATACCCCTCCAGGTACCTGCTGGTGGCTACAAAGGTCTGCAGCCTCCAGCCGGCTGGTTCTTGGGGGCATTCCTTGATGGGTGATGACCCGTCTTCCCACATATTCCTAAGCTGACACCTGGCAAcagagccattttttttctcttcctcttggcACACTGCTGACTTTGCTGTGGTGGTGGTCTTTTTCAGAGCCAAATGTGCACCTTTCTGGTGGGCACACTCCCGTGGCACAGCGATTTCACCGTGATGAAGAAGAAGTGTGTGGATGCCTAGGGGCTCTGGAGCTCCTACCACCATCCCTTCCTTTGTCTGTGAAACAGCAATGAATGGCCTGTGAGCCATTACCAGCGTGCTTTCCTCATACATGTCCCCCTGCTTGCTGTTCTGCTTTCTAGATTCATGTTAGGTGGTAACGAAAGATGAGCGAGACCAAGTCCTCCTTCCTGGCCTCACGGGAGGCCACTTGCCTTTAGCAGGCATGATGGCCCGCCCCCAGGAATAAGGAACATTTGTCACTGAGCACAGAGGGTGGGGTGTGGTCTGATTTCATTTCCCACCACACCCCTGGGAAGGAATCTCCTTTTGATCTGGTAATCCGCACCCCCCCCACGCCCCGTGCCCTGCCCCACAGAGGGCTGAACGCAGTGGGTACTCACAGGTTCCTTCTGGAAGCCTCCTTTGGCCTGAGGCCCCTTTCTCCCTGGGTCCCAAGTGGATGGGTCACTGGTGGGAGATGAGGGGGACGCAGCTGGGAGACCCCCTGGCAGAAGCAGCAGTCTTCCCCTTGGGGGGTCTGTGAATTGGgagaatttgtgtttctctttatgtAAATGTCAACAGTGGTCACAGATCTAGAGGGGTGAGGACAATAAGACCTTCAAAGGAAGCTTCAGTGTTCACAAGTGTCTGTGGGTGCAcatgtgtgcaggtgtgtgtgtgtatggagagaGACTGAGGAGAGATGGGGGTATGTGGAGAAGGAAGTACACAAGCAGAGATGATAACAGGAGATGAAACTTCCTCAAAGAAAGCAATCATTAAAAATAGGTGTGTCTGGgccttccctagtggcgcagtggttgagagtccgcctgccgatgtaggggacgcggattcgtgccccggtccggggagatcccacatgcggcggagcggctgggcccgtgagccatggccgctgggcctgcgcatccggagcctgtgctccacaacgggagaggccacagcagtgagaggcccgcgtaccgcaagaaaaaaaaaaaaggtgtgtctGAGGGGGATTCTTTAATGGATAGAGTTTTAATTTCACAGGATGAAAAGCTTGTGGAGATCAGTGGCACAGCACTGTGAATATACTCAGcactactgaactatacacttaaatgGTTTGGATGGGAGATGTTATATGTATTTACcacaattagatttttaaaaactaagtagGCTGTTTTAAACGTGGTGTTGGGTACAATTTGGGAGACCAACTGTGTTTCCAGCGTTCAGGGCTTCACCTCAGGGCCTGGTGGGTGGCAGGGATTCAGCATTCCTGCCCCAGACAGAATGAGGCCTCGAGACTCAAAGGCCacttcttttgtctctggttcCTCCAAATTAAGGTCTCACGGTTGGAGACACCGGCATGGTGTCTGGGGTGACCCCTGGGGTGACAGGGGACAAGTGGCATTCACCTTGCAGAGCCCTTGCCTCTCCTCTGATTGTCTCTTCCCTCCTGTCAGCCCCCCAAGTCTCTCTTCCCAGCCCACCCATGTGTGCCTCGCTCTCCTCCGACACAACTCCTGCTCTGCCCCCAACCCCAGGAGCCCCCCCCAGGTAAGGGCCCAGGATTTGGACCTGAAACAGGCTTAACATCACTTGGACCTAATACACTTATCCTGATTAAAAACTACTCTTCCCCTCAGGCCAGGAGGGCTCCATCCAAAAGTGCCCCCCAGATACCCTGGTGGGATGCTTCCTGCAGAGCAGCAGACCCACTACCCAGCCCCGGTGCTCAGGTCAGACCACAGCGGCGCATCCCCCCCTGCTCACGAGGCACATGTAGGCGCCTTAGGAAAGACAGCCTATTGGGACCAACCTCTTGGGATGGTCCTTCCTTCTGGACAGTTGGGTGGGATCCGCAGGAATCCGGTGTCTGCAGCAAGCGGGCAGGGCACAGTGCGGGGCTAGCCGGATGTGCTGGGGGCGGGGTGACTGCCACCCCGCTGGTACAGGTGTTCCTCCCACGTGGACAGAGATACCCCGTACAGGCCTATTTCTAAGTTTGTGTTAACTTATATCAAATTTTAATCTAACTTCACCTCTTTTTAACCTGTCTCTCCAAgtctcttcttttcattttctctttcttcacatgAAATAAGATGTCAGGCGGCCTCTCTTTCCCTTGCTGGGTTTCATGTCCTTTCTGCTGAGATGTTACtggcgtctctctctctctctctctctctctctctctcacacacacacacacacacacacactcactcactcacttccCTACAGCCTCTACTCCATTCTGCTGAAGCCCCCCTGCACCCTGGACCCAACACTGTCCGCCTCAGTCTGGGACGCAGGAGCAAAGGGGCCCTGGAAGGCCACAGAGATCAAGGAAATGCCGCCCAAGAAGACTGGTCACGTGGCCTCGGAGGCTGCCCAACCTCAGGACTGGTCTGGGGGTCCCGTCCTCTGCCCTGCCCCTATCCTTGCAGAGACCCAAGGCCTTTCCAGCTGGTGACCAGTCATGGCCATCCTCTGCGAGAACAAGGAATCCATTTAGCCCAATCCTGGACCGGGCTGTGGAGACCCCGCAGGCCAGTGGGAAACAAGGCCAGAGCTGCCAGGACCAGGGGTGGGTGCTCCGGGGATCACCTGGGTAGCAGCAGCAGGGAGCTCAAGGCCTCCAACCTGGGAAAGGGCCAAGTGGGCTGTGGGGAGAGTGCAGCCTGGTCCTGGTCTCAGAGATGTAAGCactgtcccagctctgccatgtcCACTGCGTGCCCCACCACTGACCACACCCCAGGTCTGCTAGCCTTGACCCAGGCCAGCGTGGGGACCGCCTGGCTCCCAGGCCCTGCTGGACTGAGAGCCCATGGGGAGGGGCACGGACTCATCACCCACGTGCACCTAGTGGGTGGTGTTCCCCTTTCCATGTGGTAGGTACATGTAGACACAGGAGGTGCATTTCTAGGGTCTCCAGAGGAGTCAGGGACAAAGGGTCAAGACACGGGCACTGAAAGTGTACGGAGCGGCCACCAGTGTCCACCCTGCGCAGGGGATGGTGGGGTGGCCACGTTGGAGCTCTAGGATGGACCCAGGCTAGCAAAGTAGCTGTTCCCCTCCGACCCTGGGAATGAAATAACAAGGCTGATCTGTTTCCAAGGCACATGGGATAAAGATTTGGGTCCTCTCCCGAGAACAACGGGCTCAGCCAGGGGAGAGGAGAGTAAGCAGAAGTGGGGCTGCAGCCGGAGCAGAGGCCCAGGGGGTGAGACGGGCCTTCTGTGGTCCAGGGGTCCCTTGCCCGCAGGCTGCTTTCCTTGGTGAAGGGCACTCCTGCCAGCTCTCCTCACGTCCACCGTGGAGGGCTCCCCGATTCATCGGCAGGTCCTGGACGGAGGCAGGCTGCTGCACCAGCCTGGCCATAAACCCCTCCAGTTTGACCTCCTGGCATCTCCAGTCTCAGCCAGGACCACCCCGCAAGTGTTGTCCCAAAGCCAAACTGAGCAGGGCATTTCCCTCCTCCCATAGTCAACGGCCCGTCAAGTGTACTTGAGCATACCTGGCACAGAAGCCCGTCTCTGCCCCAATCACCAGGCTACTGCTGGGCCTGCAGGGCCAGGTCAATGCACTGCCGTGGATGTCACCTAGGGCCAGCCAGAGGCTCTTCAGCTCCCCCTGCCACCCTGGGGAACCACCCTCTCCCGCAGACCAGTGTGGATCATCTGGAAGGAGAGGCAACTTGCAGGGCCTGGATGGCCCCTCTACAGGCTGGTGACCATGCCGGTGGGGACCGGACTGTGCCTTTGTGCGCCCACTGTGCCCCGAGCATTTTATGCTCACCTGCTCTGCCCACCCATGGCCcaccctgggccccctgcccaTCGGCGGAGACTCCACATGGGCACTCACGCACCATGTCCCCACCCTCGGTGGGGCTGCCCCCCGTGACGGACAGCCTCCTGACTTCTGGCTGTATGTGTGGGCCCAGGCTGAGCCGTGGAAGGATGGGAGCCCAGGAAGCCACGGGGAACAGAGGACAGAGGGGCCCAGGACAGCAGGGCACTTGCAGAGGAGCTCGGGGCCAGGCTTGGGGGGCAGGCCCTCTCCCCACAGCATTTTACAGATCCTGCGGGCAGATCCTGGCTACCTGGGTACCAGTCCCAGCTAACGGCCTCCCTTCTTGGGCATGAGTGTGTCTGAGCATGAGGAAACGAGTCTCTAGTCCTGGCTGAGTCACGGAGCCCCCTGGCCAGGGGAGTGAGGCCAGGAGCAGGGTCAGCTGTGGGACAACTCCCGGACACCAGCATGTCTGAGCTCTAGGCTGCTGGCACCTCGAGGGCAGGGGTACAGCCACAGGCCAGTACAGAAGATGGAGTTCTTGTCCCAACGCTGCCACCTTCTAGTTCAAAGCCCTCACGGTATAACTGGGCCCTCAGTCTTCTAGCCTTCATCTTGGAGGACAGAATGCCTGCTGGCTCGGTAGGACCAGGCGATGTGCTGGGTCGGAGGCATGTACGTCCGTTACAGCGGGGGAGGCTGACGGTTCTGCTATCCATGTGCCGACACATTTGCAGGTTTCTGCTGGGATCAGGCCGGCTAGCGGCCTTAGGGACAGTTGGCAGCAGAGACCTGAGCCCTGGCCTCTGTTGCCTCCTCCCACTTTTCACTGTCAGCCTTGTCCCACCAAAGAGTTCAAAGGCATTAGTTCTACAGTCATTTGTTCTTCGGCTGACACAGAGTTTAATTGTTGCAACTTCAAAGTAGGCCAGGGCCAAAACAGAGACTGCAAGGTTCTTGCCCAAAGAGCAGAGGGTCCTTGGAATAGAGGATGGGGAGGTCTTGGGTCTGCGAGTCCCCAGCTCTTATCTGGACATTAGGCGTGCCGGCAGCGTTTACCGATCCCCCCGTGAGGACAGGAACGTGAACCTGGGGGCCTTTCTCAGGAAAAGAATTGCCAATGGCAATGAGCTGGTCTCCGGCTCTACATGGGCTCCCACCACGGACACTGCAGGGACAGGACCCCGAGCTGTCGGACTTGATGGGCTCAACCCGAGGTGTGCACATGCCCAGTGGCCGGCTTGCTCTGCTTCCAGAACCCTGACTGCGCCTCCTGGCCGGGAACCTCAAGGCCTCAAGGCCTCAAGGCCAGCCCCCTGCGCACACGCCGAGAAGCCCCTTCTGCCATCACTCTTTCACCCTCACCTTGCCCGTGGAAAAAGCAAGAATGTGGGACTGTGACCATTGCCAAGATGGAACTGGCTGTGTGGTGGACCCAGCTTCACCTTGCTCAGTGTCACAGCAAACTTCACCCACGAGAGAGGCCCAGAGCCAGGCCACAGATCAGGGGATTGCTCCAAAGTGCTGGGGACTGGACCGTGGCCTTCCTCTTGACAAAAGGGGATTTGTGATGAAATGAGGGTGATTTCTGCAGGATCTTTCCCAATTCAGCCACCCCTGGAGCAAGACCTAAGGGCATTGCTATAAGAAGAACTGCCGAATGAGATGAACCAGGCAGGAATTATGTCACACAGCCGGGCTGAGTGCGGGTGAGGACGGGCATAGGACTGGAGCCAGGTGTCTGGCCCTCGGCGGTGCCTCTTGTGAGTCCAGATGGGCTGGGCGCCATCCTAGCTTCTGCTGTCATTGCTCAGCACCTGCCTTGGCAAGCAGCCAGCTAatgtggatgtggagaaaggtGATGGGCCCTTTTCCCTTCCAGGCTCTTTGCTTTCGAGGGTGTTGGCCTGAACGTAACAGGGCTCCCTCATGGCGGAGTTTGGGCCTCAGCAGCACAGCCTTTCATGGGGGCCTCTCCCAGGGAGAGATCTTGGCCTCCCCGCCTCCGGCAGACCCTCAATCCTGCAGGTGCGGAATGACTTTAGGTGGACAGTGGAGAGCTTTGGGGGTGTGGTTCAGAGTGGAGGGACGGAGGCCTGCAGAAAGGGGAAATAAATCACCAAACAACTCATTTCAGTAACGCTATCTGGCCCTACAGCCCGAATGGTTCCAGAACTGCTGCCGAGGAGGGCTCACCTGTATCGATCCGGGTAGAAGAGGAGTCCAAGGCTTGTCTTGATCTGCTTCCCACGGTTTATACCAGAACGACAAAGACGCAATGGTCCACATGAAGAAGTGGAGAAAGTGCTGATGGCCAGAACTGTGGAGCGACAGGGGCCAAGGCCCTCGGCTGACCCCTCAGCACCCCCAAGCTTCTGACTGGGACCCGTGTCAGTGtgatccccctccctccccaagcaCAGCTTCTGATACAGGTTGTGAAGCTCCCTCCACACCAAGTACCCACGGGgagtccctcccctccacctAAACCCTGCCTAGGATGTCGAAACTGATCTGTGCTGACAAAGTTGGTGAAGATGTCATTTTGTAAACAGTTGTGTTTTTCCTCTGTCCACCCCAAGCCTGCTCTCTCCAGCTGAAGGTCCAGGATAGGGGCagtctataaagacagaaaaatttaGGTAATAACTACTCTACTCCAGCCAAGAAGAAACTGTGTCCCCATGCCCTTTTGTGCATGTAGGCAAATATTTCTGTGGGACATCCTGCATGTGGATGTGTTGAGGACTATGTAACTTTTAAACGTTTAACAGAGATTGCTAAATCACCCTGAGCAAAGACAGTGGGTTCTTACTCCACCAATGCTGATGGAGGCACCTTATCAACCAGACACTGtcattgttttttaacttttttccaaaGTGTAGGAGAATGGTGACACTTCATGGTTGGGTTCAtttgaatttctgttgttaaggAAGCTAAGCATATTTTCACACATGTATTAaagacatttatatttctttttctgtgacttcTGTGTTGATTACTTTTCTCCAAGTTTCCTattggatttttgtctttttaaaaattacttgcaAGAGCTCTTTgatattatggaaattaaaatgttctgCATCACATTTGTCAAAGTCTAACCACTTGTCTCCCTTCATACCCACTAGGCTGGCAATCATCACAAACAGAgagtgtgggacttccctggtggtccagtggtaaagaacttgccttccaaggcaggggacgtgggttcaatccctggtcagggaactaagatcccacatgccacaggacaactaagtccacgcaccacaactactgagcccgagcgcctcaactagagagcccacctgctgcaaactacagagtccacgtgCTCTGGACCCAGCGTGCTGCAAATGGAGAggaaacctgcacgccacaactagagagaagtccatgtgctgcaatgaagatcccacccATCCGTCACagcaaaagatcccacatgctgcaattaagaccaacgcagccaaaatgtaaataaataaataaataaatagagagatagtaaccagtgctggcaaggatgtagaggaatggaaccctcatacaccgCTGATGGGAAGGTAAAAGGGTGCAGCCCCTTTGGGAAACCatctagcagttcctcaaaaagttaaatacagagTTCAGgtaacccagtaattccactctgaCCTGTataccaagagaaataaaagcatatgtccacacaaaagcccAAATATGAAAGTTTGTAGCAGTGTTcgtcataatagccaaaaagtagtcAAAACCCCCATGTCCACTAATTGGTGAATGGATAGATGAAACACAGGACACACATGCATGAAGGAAAGTTATTcagggataaaaagaaatgaagtagcaATTCATGCTgtaacgtggatgaaccttgaaaacatactaAGAGAAAGCCATACACCACAAAACATAtacagtatgatcccatttataggaaatgtccagaataggtaaatctatagagaaaGCAGATTCGAGGTTGCCTAGGAttggaaggaggcagggagattGGGAGGGTATAGGTTCAGCCTTGCTGGGAAAGCTGATTGTGGTTTTGGATGTAAAACTGTGAAgatactaaaagccattgaatcaCACATTTAAATGGTTGAATTGTATGGTATGagaattatatttcagtaaagttgtttaaaaaccACCCTGCCCCTGCAGTGCGCCCCGTGCGTCCCACCTGCCCTCTGGCCGCACCCCTTAAGGCAGCCGGGGTAAGAAGCACCAGCCAGCCTCTCCTGGAACCCCAGTTCCAACCGTCAGGGGCAGAATGAGAGGCTTCATTAGGGGCAATAGCTTCTGGAACAGTCAGTATCTGCCATTGCCGATGACCCCAAAGCAGCTGGGGTGAGCCGGCTGCGGGGGATGGAGGGGAGTGGGGCCGTGCCCAGAGGGCCCAGGGGCTGTCTCCCCTCCGTACTCCGTCAGTCAGTGGAGGCCTGAGGACCAGCACAGGACTCAGTCCCGTGGGTCCACAGCCATCCCAGAGTCAGCACCCTGCCCCGCCCTTGAAGTTTTCCCGGACCAGCTGGGTGGGCCCCAGTCTACTCCCAGGGAGAGATGTGGGCTGTCTCTACTTGTGTTGAGGGAGGCCTCAGCCCAGGCCACAGTTTTCAAACAATTCATGGGGCCAAGAGGGGAAATGGACTCGCTTCTGGACATATTATTGCTCATATCTTTGGCTCCCTTTGAGCCGAGACGAGTGAGgaaattgtctttttctttcggATTTtaaaagcagccgcatagcacagggagatcagctcggtgctttgtgaccacttagaggggtgggatagggagggtgggagggagggagacgcaagagggaagagatatggggacacatgtatatgtataactgattcactttgttataaagcagaaaataacacaccattgtaaagcagttatactccaataaagatgttaacaaaattaaaatttaaaaaaaaagagcttttccCATAAAAGGGAACTTAACCCTTTGCCAAATATCTTCCAAATAACATATTGTGTTCCCATTTACCTGTCGACTTTGGGGGACGAgagcatgtgtgagtgtgtgctgTACAAAATGTGTGGTCAGATTGATGCTTCTTTTCCATCTGGCTTCTGTGTTTTCTACAAGCTCAGAAATGGCTCCTGATTTCCAGCCCAGGACTCTGTCTCACACATTTGACCCTCCAGCCGGTGACTCTCAGGTCTCATAggccctgtctggattttactTATGGATCTCAGGTAGGAGCCTCCTTGGGCTGATGTGTATTTTTAATATCCTGGAAAGAAAAGTAGTGATTTCCCAACTTCTGAGTTCTTGGGAGCCCCTCTCTGAGGCCGAGCCAGGCCCCAAAAGCAGAGTGGGATGGAGTCCCGACCGTCCGGGCAGCCTGCCCGGGACAAGGCTGGAGATGGGGAGGAATGGCTGGCGGGCCAAGGGGGATCTGCCCTCTGTTCATCCCACAGAGGCTCATCACGCCTGAGTCTGCTGCCAGCCTTCTGCTTCGTGTCCTCGGCACCACCCCTGGCCTTCCGACCTGAGGGCCTCTGGCCCCAGGTCCCCTGAGCCTGGCTGTTTGGTGTCTCTAAGACACCAAAGAGGGGCCACATGACAAGACACTGATGGAAACAGCCTTGGAGGTGACTTCACTTCCAGCTGCCCATCCAAAGCACAGAAATTTAGAAAGTCAGGAGCCAAGGGACAGGAGCTGGGACTCAGCACTTGGGGCAGATGCTGGGGGCTCCTGGTGAGCCTGTGGACTTCTGAGGGCAGAGGGTCCCCTGACAGAGGGGCTGGTCACCTGGGCAGCATCAGTGGGGCAGGGCTTACATCACAAAGGGGCCAGAGGTGACCACTGGCAGGGAGGGCAGCTGAGGGCAGACGCACCCTGACGCCAACAGACACCCTGAGCAGGCGCATGGCTGTGAACTGAGCGTGCCAGAGACAAGCGGGCCACAGGCAGGAGCCACTGAGCTCGGGtcctgaggaaggagagagaccGCCTGCGGCCGGCGGCCAGCTCAGGGCTCGGCCGCAGCATCGTGGAAAGGAGCTTGGTGCTCAGGTAGGTCCCAGGTTTAGCCGTGCTGGATGGAAGACGGCTCAGGGCAACCGTCCTGTGTGTCTGGGCAACTGCTCCAGAGGCCACGGAGCGGGTCTGAACCGCTCCAATCCCACGTGTGTCACAATGCTGCCGTCGCGCGGAGGCCGGGCAGGAGCGGGTAGGTTACCACGGGCCAGGCCGGCAGGCGGAGGGGACCCGGTGTCCTCACGCATCAGCCTCTCCACAGGCCCGTCTCTGGGAGGCACACGGGAAGGTCGCCTCCCGCGGCCTGGGTTTGGTTGGTGATTCCTGGCAGAGGGCACGTGGGTCAGAGCGGTGTCCTGGGTGGGCAACCAAGCTAAGACCCCAGGAGTGTTCAGTGCTGGGTGTCTGTATCTAGAGTCTGACGGACACCAGGCATCTCTTGGTTTGGCCATCACGTCCTCTGTTTGGACACTCTGTCCCCACTTCTCTGCAGCGAACACGACCCACGGACCCTGCTTTGTCTCGAGGGGCTTGCTCCTTGTCTGCATCTGACACATTAACCACTGCTTCCGCCTTGTGAGCCAAATCCTGGTGACCTTCTGTGGCAGAAGGGATTCCTCCCAAGCAAATGCACTTTACAAGCCATGATCCCTCCTACGCGTGGGTGAGACTGAGGCAGGGCAGCCCTGCTCTGAAGCAGACACGCGGCCCCGTGGCCGTCTCCTCCTGTGTAAAGGGTTTCGCAGCCCCACGGGGCTCTGATGATGAGAGACCACACAGCACATGCAGTGCCTACCACAGGGCCCAACCCAGCCGGCAGAgacaggcgtgtgtgtgtgtgtacatgtatgtgtgcatcCCTCCCACACGTGAGTGCACAGAGGTGTGCGTCCTTCCAGAAAGGAAGCATCCAAGATGGGAAAATGGACTGCATTGAACATTTCACAGGCAGCCTCTTTTTTAGGCAGGTGATGTTAACCGCTGTTCTCCCCTCTCCGCCTGCAGCAGAGCTAGGAGGGGCCGCGTGCAGAGGCAGCAGGGCCCGGCCAGCCTTGCGAGGACAGGAGGGGCTCGGCCGCGCCCCTGGGCTGAGGTGCCATGGCCAGGCTCCGCCCCGGCCTGCTGCTCCTGATGGCCATGGTGGCCCTCGCGTCCAGAGGTGTCCAGGCCTGGGGTTCATCGAAGGTGGTGAGGAAATTCCAAGACGTCCCCGAATCCTACGTATACGTGCAGCATGCACTGTGGTTCGCCATGAAGGAGTACAACAAGGCCAGCAAGGACGAGTACACCTTCAAGGTGTTGCAGATTCTGAAGTCCCAGGAGCAGGTTGGTGGCTTTCACTCCCCGTTCTCTGCCCCCACACTCATCTTTGTGGCAGGGCTGTCATCCGTGGAGAGCAGCTGAGACACCTGAGCCAAAATTTATGAACTTTATTTTAGGGATTTTTGGAAGAAAGTTAATTAAACTTCCTCCTTTATCATTCTGGGGTAAAACATAATATATCCATTCAAATAACTTAAACTTAGTTATAGTCACATCAGAAAACACAGGTAAGAGCCCAGAAGGGCTTCTGAAGGGGTCGAGTTTGGAACAGTTTGAGCTGATATCATCAACCTAAGTGGCTACAGGGATGGATTATAACACATTTAACAAGTGAACAAACTCCACATCCAGCTTTCACTGTAAAAAGGAACCAGGGCAGAAGGGAAGGctctttttttccagaaaaatgcCTACTTAGAGATGTGAAAGAATGTGAAACTAGAAAATCACCTTTTGCAACCACCATGGTGATAACTCAGGCCGAAGATCAGCAATGAATCCTCCACCCGGTGtggcaggagagggggaggggaggaggagggaggggggtggaCCGCTGTAGGGGTTGCTTGTTAATTAATTACAGCCAGGACACATGGGACAAATTGACACCGTGTACCTCTGATGTGACATCACTGCAAGGACACAGCGTTGCCTATATACGGTGTTCCTGCTCCAAAAGCCTGAGGGTGATCTCGAGGGACAATGAGACGAGTCCGTATTATGCGGCATTCTCTAAGACCACTTAAAAATatcagtgctgggcttccctggtggtggcgcagtggttgagagtccgcctgccgatgcaggggacacgggttcatgccctggtccgggaaggtcccacatgccgcagagcggctgtgcccgtgagccatggccgctgagcctgcgtgtccggagcctgtgctccgcaacgggagaggccacaacagtgagaggcctgcatactgaaaaaaatcagtgctGTGAAAGACGGGGAAGAAGAAGGAAACGGTTCTCATTAAAGGAAGCTTAAGAAACATGACGTTAAGTGCCAGATGTGATCCTGTATTGTCTCTTGGATTTAAAATTATACTGTAAAGGATGTTCTTAGGGCAGTTGGAGGGATTTGAACACGGACCATGTCTAAGATGAGTGCATTGAACCAGCGCTGTGTTTCCTGAGAAAGAGGGTTGTCCTGAGGTTTATGCAGGAGCCCAAGATGGGAGGTGGAGGGGTGAGCGATGAGAGGGGTCGGC
This region of Phocoena phocoena chromosome 15, mPhoPho1.1, whole genome shotgun sequence genomic DNA includes:
- the LOC136135728 gene encoding cystatin-13-like, with amino-acid sequence MARLRPGLLLLMAMVALASRGVQAWGSSKVVRKFQDVPESYVYVQHALWFAMKEYNKASKDEYTFKVLQILKSQEQVTDSLDYLLEVKIARTMCRKASGENENCLVQWDPQMQKMFHCTFIVASKPWNFELSMLKKECEPV